In Granulicella sibirica, the following proteins share a genomic window:
- a CDS encoding amino acid permease, whose product MWRVKSLDAVSEVDERKSLRRSLGPLQLTLLGIGSTIGTGIFVLTAEAAQQAGPGMLVSFILAAFVCGIATLCYAEMSAMAPVSGAAYAYAYVSFGEFWAWAVGWALVLEYAITGSAVAVGWSGYFVGLLKSSVFHIVVPPSLANGPYAGGVINLPAVIISILVTLLLVRGTKESARVNALFVAVKVVVLAIFIALSLPLLHASNFHPFAPLGVSGIASASASIFFTFVGFDAVATAAEETREPQRNIPLGLFGALSVVTIIYVLVAIGVTGAYGSQPLFGPHGEYLSPGSLGLGKACESITASGTSGPLVCSQEALAFVLRQIGYPLFANLLGLVAFLALPSVILMMIYGQTRVFFVMSRDGLLPRALSRVHPRWQTPHIMTLGTGTAVTVAAAFLPVGRLAAIANSGTLFAFFMVSLAVLRLRRTDPQRVRPFRVAVVWIIAPLSAAGCVLLFLFLSTEAKLVLPVWSAIGLLIYISYGVRKSRMARRPEAR is encoded by the coding sequence GTGTGGAGAGTCAAATCTTTAGATGCGGTCAGTGAAGTCGACGAACGCAAAAGCCTGCGTCGATCTCTAGGACCGCTACAACTCACCCTTCTTGGAATCGGCTCTACGATCGGCACTGGCATTTTCGTGCTTACTGCCGAAGCTGCCCAGCAAGCTGGCCCGGGCATGTTAGTGTCGTTCATCCTTGCTGCGTTTGTTTGTGGTATCGCGACTCTCTGCTATGCCGAGATGTCTGCAATGGCTCCGGTCTCCGGAGCAGCTTATGCTTACGCCTACGTTAGTTTTGGAGAGTTCTGGGCATGGGCCGTAGGGTGGGCGCTTGTGCTCGAATATGCGATCACGGGCAGTGCGGTCGCCGTGGGTTGGTCGGGATATTTTGTTGGTTTACTTAAGAGCTCAGTGTTTCACATAGTCGTTCCGCCCTCACTCGCAAATGGGCCCTATGCGGGCGGCGTAATTAATCTGCCTGCCGTAATCATCTCGATTCTTGTGACTTTGCTGCTTGTGCGCGGCACGAAGGAAAGCGCGCGAGTCAATGCACTCTTTGTGGCCGTTAAGGTTGTGGTCTTGGCAATCTTTATCGCCTTATCACTCCCGTTGCTCCACGCTTCAAACTTCCACCCGTTTGCTCCATTGGGTGTATCGGGCATTGCGAGCGCTTCCGCATCTATCTTCTTCACATTTGTCGGGTTTGATGCCGTCGCCACTGCCGCTGAAGAGACCAGGGAGCCGCAAAGAAATATCCCGTTGGGTCTATTTGGTGCACTTTCGGTGGTCACAATAATCTATGTGCTCGTTGCGATCGGTGTAACTGGGGCTTACGGATCTCAACCTCTCTTCGGACCACATGGTGAATATTTGTCTCCGGGCTCGCTTGGACTCGGAAAAGCGTGTGAGTCGATTACAGCTTCCGGCACGAGCGGTCCGCTTGTCTGCTCGCAAGAAGCTTTGGCTTTTGTGCTTCGGCAAATCGGTTATCCCTTGTTTGCCAACCTGTTGGGGCTCGTTGCATTTCTGGCCCTTCCCTCCGTCATCCTAATGATGATCTACGGACAGACGCGGGTGTTCTTTGTGATGTCGCGCGATGGCCTACTGCCTCGCGCATTGTCGCGCGTGCATCCGCGTTGGCAGACGCCGCACATCATGACACTTGGCACAGGTACGGCGGTCACAGTTGCGGCCGCCTTCCTGCCTGTCGGACGATTGGCGGCAATCGCGAACTCAGGCACTCTCTTTGCCTTCTTCATGGTTTCCCTGGCAGTGTTGCGGCTCAGAAGGACCGATCCACAACGTGTGCGCCCATTCCGGGTCGCTGTGGTGTGGATCATCGCACCACTATCGGCTGCGGGGTGCGTCCTGCTGTTCCTCTTTTTGTCGACGGAGGCAAAGTTAGTCTTGCCGGTGTGGTCCGCTATCGGCTTGCTGATCTACATCTCCTATGGGGTTCGGAAATCACGGATGGCACGACGGCCAGAAGCAAGATGA
- a CDS encoding glycosyltransferase, translating to MKLGLLHLYAAGHLNPSLALAAGLVERGVEVVDFNILDNAPAIERAGARFVPFGEGVMGLGYLADVARMTATLSGEASLKYFGQRMALLELTAFNELPSLIKNEAVDALIIDQLFPGGSTVAEHLGLRFITVANALLINEEDGVPPPSLPWVYDSSDAARERNRLGWDGTRKIFQPLLDLTNKQRVTWNLAPHNDFLQDAQSPLLQLAQIPAGFDFPRKRSPLNLHYVGPLRHERARQRISFPWDRLTPQPLIYASLGTLQNGISQIFQAILEAAEGLDAQIVLTLGGAQRNSSHTHVPANVLVVDYAPQEELLDRAALCVTHAGINTVIDCLSRGIPMVTIPIASEQPGNAARVVWTKTGTMVPLDQLTSERLRGAMQSVLGDDSYRKNARRFAEEIASSDSVAVATELIANTLS from the coding sequence ATGAAACTTGGTCTATTACACCTCTACGCTGCCGGACACCTCAACCCTTCACTTGCTCTCGCCGCGGGGCTCGTGGAGAGGGGCGTAGAAGTTGTCGATTTCAACATCTTAGATAATGCCCCGGCAATCGAAAGAGCAGGTGCTCGGTTCGTCCCATTCGGAGAAGGTGTAATGGGCCTTGGCTATCTCGCTGACGTCGCGCGCATGACAGCAACGCTTTCTGGCGAGGCGAGCCTAAAGTACTTTGGACAAAGAATGGCGTTACTCGAGCTAACGGCCTTCAACGAGCTTCCAAGCCTTATTAAGAACGAGGCCGTGGATGCATTGATCATCGATCAGCTATTTCCGGGCGGATCAACAGTCGCTGAACATTTGGGTTTACGCTTTATCACGGTAGCAAATGCGTTGCTCATCAACGAAGAAGACGGCGTGCCGCCTCCAAGTCTCCCATGGGTATACGACTCCTCTGATGCAGCACGCGAACGCAATCGGCTCGGCTGGGATGGGACGCGGAAGATCTTTCAGCCATTATTGGATCTGACGAACAAGCAACGTGTTACGTGGAATCTAGCGCCGCACAACGACTTCTTGCAAGATGCTCAGTCCCCTTTGCTTCAACTCGCGCAGATCCCGGCGGGCTTCGATTTCCCTCGTAAGCGGTCTCCCTTGAATCTGCATTATGTCGGGCCGCTGCGCCACGAGCGCGCCCGTCAACGCATATCGTTTCCTTGGGACCGGCTCACCCCACAGCCTTTGATCTATGCGTCACTTGGTACTTTACAGAACGGAATCTCACAGATCTTCCAGGCAATCCTAGAGGCCGCAGAGGGGCTTGACGCACAGATTGTTCTGACGCTCGGCGGTGCCCAGCGGAACTCCTCGCACACTCACGTTCCGGCCAATGTGCTCGTTGTCGACTACGCTCCGCAGGAAGAACTCCTAGACCGTGCTGCTCTCTGCGTCACGCATGCAGGAATCAACACGGTGATTGACTGCCTCAGTCGTGGCATTCCGATGGTCACGATTCCGATTGCCAGCGAACAACCTGGCAACGCCGCCCGCGTCGTCTGGACGAAGACCGGCACGATGGTGCCTCTTGATCAACTTACGTCCGAACGCCTCCGCGGCGCCATGCAGAGCGTTCTAGGCGATGATTCGTATCGCAAGAACGCAAGGAGGTTCGCCGAAGAGATTGCTAGCTCCGATTCTGTTGCTGTCGCGACTGAGCTTATCGCTAATACGCTTTCCTAG
- a CDS encoding LysR family transcriptional regulator, whose translation MAIRLDQLRNADLNLLVYFVVLVEERSVSRAAKRLRLTQSALSRVLQRLRGLFQDDLLVRVNGMYQPTPRGQDVLEELAIVLPHIEKLISGRAFIPAEESVTFRITAADSLSYLYGPMLARRHVKTPRLVFEFSSYKEDRYENLGANSSDLVLDADFRALPSHLVKETLFDDSLVCAVAKESPYRQRISLVQYLAGEHVSVDILDERQPLLDIALAKLGVTRNCTFSVPYFGMALRMVAGSPLIATLPKSMSELLVDRRAVRLIKPPREVGSFRYIMVWHKRQNGDARSIWLRQTMREMTTELLSTVRRSSMVALESAK comes from the coding sequence ATGGCTATTCGTCTGGACCAACTCCGGAATGCCGACCTAAACCTGTTGGTTTATTTCGTGGTTCTCGTCGAAGAAAGGAGTGTCTCCCGTGCCGCAAAGAGACTTCGCCTTACGCAATCCGCGCTCAGCAGAGTCCTCCAACGGCTTAGGGGACTCTTTCAAGATGATCTTTTAGTCCGCGTGAACGGAATGTACCAGCCCACTCCACGCGGGCAAGACGTGCTCGAAGAATTGGCAATTGTCTTACCTCATATTGAAAAGCTTATCTCTGGCCGAGCTTTCATTCCTGCTGAGGAAAGCGTCACATTTAGGATCACGGCAGCGGATAGCCTTTCCTACTTGTATGGTCCAATGTTAGCCCGCCGGCACGTCAAGACTCCGAGGCTTGTCTTTGAATTTTCCTCTTATAAGGAAGACCGATATGAAAACTTAGGAGCGAACAGCAGTGATCTTGTTTTGGATGCGGACTTTAGAGCGCTCCCATCGCATTTAGTCAAAGAGACTCTTTTTGACGACTCACTTGTTTGCGCCGTGGCAAAGGAAAGTCCCTACAGGCAAAGGATTTCATTGGTGCAATATCTGGCTGGCGAACACGTCTCGGTAGATATTCTCGATGAACGTCAACCGCTACTTGACATTGCATTAGCCAAGCTGGGCGTCACTCGCAACTGTACCTTTAGCGTACCTTATTTCGGTATGGCCCTACGCATGGTTGCGGGCTCTCCACTCATTGCGACCCTGCCTAAGAGCATGAGCGAATTACTTGTAGACCGAAGGGCCGTCCGCTTAATCAAGCCGCCAAGAGAAGTAGGTTCATTCCGTTACATCATGGTTTGGCACAAACGACAGAATGGGGACGCTCGAAGCATCTGGCTTCGCCAAACCATGAGAGAGATGACAACTGAGCTCCTCTCAACCGTCCGCAGATCGAGCATGGTAGCCCTAGAAAGTGCCAAGTAG